CCCGGGCTTCCGCCTCAACCGCCGCGCCGAGGCGCCTTCCGGCTTCGAGGTCGGCCTGATCGCCGAGGATGTCCCGGCCGCCTTCGCCCGGGCCGTCGCGGCCGGAGCGCTGCCGGTGGCGGAGCCGGTGACGAAGCCCTGGGGCCAGGTCGTCGCCTATGTGCGGGACGGGGATGGGGTGCTGGTGGAATTGTGCAGCGCCATGGGTGGGTGACCCTCCTGCCGGAGGGCGCTCGCCGTCACACGGGGCGTCGTCGCGGCCGCAGATGCGTGCCCGCATAGAGCGCGCCGACCGGGCAGAGCAGACCGAAACGCGGCAGGATCGGCTCGTCGTCGGTGCCCGACACCACCTCCGCCAGGAGATAGGCGCGGTCGACGAAGCGGCGGCCGGGCACCGGATCATAATCGATCACTGCCACGTCCGGCTCCGGACGGTAGGCACCGGCAAACCCGAGACCTGCCAGCGCGGCAGGGCCGAGCCCGAGTTCGATCCCCACGCGCTGCACCGCCTCGCCGTCGGGATCGTGCCGCTCCAGGGCCTCGTTCAGCAGGCGTTCGAGGCGGATGGCGATCCGGTGGTGATCGATCGGCTGCGGCGTCATCATGACCGGCGTCCCATCGATCGGCTCCCAGCGCTCCTCGTCGGGCCGGCCGTCCTGGAAGGACCGGAACGCCGCCGGGGAGAGACGGCCCTGCATCGTCATACCCGTCTCCTCCTCCGCCTCCTCACGGCCCCGTCGGCCGCATCACCCCATCCGCGTCGCGGCGCAGAGGTGCGGGTTGCTGCGGCAGCGGCGCGCCCGGCACCGCATCGACGCTGACGCCGTGCGGCCAGCCCGCCGGCGCGATGGCGACGTAGCGGGCATAGCCGCCGGTGCCGCCTAGCGGCTTGGCGAAGCCGATGGCGATCAGGGCACCGGCCTCCGGCACCTGGTCGAGATTCGTCACCCCCTCGGCTTGGGCGAAGTTGTTGTGCATCAGCCAGGCCTCGCCTTCGAGGGTCGGCGTCGTGTCGGTGTCGAGCGGCTCGTGGCCGTGGAACAGGATCTTGCGCTCGAGATGCAGGAACTGCAGCGCCGCGAGGCTCACGCCGGGGAACGGCTTCTGCCGGAACCGCTCTCCTTCCGCCCAGCGCTTCGACCAGTCGGAGCGCACCATCACCACGGCCCCGGCCGGGATGCGGCCGTGCTTCTCTTCCCAGGCCGCGATGTCGGCGACCTGAAGGTGGTAGCCCTCATCGCGGGCGACCTTGGCCGAGATGTCGATCGCCGCGAGCGGCCGCAGGGTGTAGGTGGCCGGCAGGTCGCTGATCGTCGCGCCGCGCGGGTTCCAATGCGCCGGCGGGTCGAGCTGGGTGCCGTACTGGTCGGTCGGCAGCTCGTAGGCGGTGGCGACGAAACCGTGGGTCTCGTAGGTGAAGACGTCGCCTTGCCTGGCAAAGCCGTCGAGGGTGCGCCCGGCCCGGGCCGGCTTGAAGCGGGCGCCGGCAAAGCCCGGCCAGACCGGCTGCACCGGCGCGAAGGCGTGGGTGAGGTCGATATACTTCGCCGAGCGGAGTTTTTGGTCGTAGAGCGCCCACAGGGAGAGGTCGTCCGCCATGGCCGGCCTGGCGAGAAGTCCCGCCGCCAGCACCCATCCCATGAGCCGCTTCATCGCGCATCCCCGCCGATCGAGAGGCACCCAGAGTGCCGGCCCGCGGGCGGAGCCGCAACCGCCCCGGGCGCTCTCGCGCACGGGGGAGGCACGCCGTCAGTTCGCGCTCGGCCGGTAGCAGCGGATCTCCGCCTCGGCCTGGGCCCGGCGCAGCTCGGCGATCTTGTCGTCGAACATCTTGGTCGAGCGGAACTCGTTGGCGCGCTGGCCGATACCCTGGCGCATGCCCAAGATGGTCGAGGCCTGGACGTACTTGTCGTAGGGAAGGATCGCCGCGATGGCGTCGATCGAGCAGGCGCATTTCGTCAGCGCCTCGCGGGTCTGGCCGTTGGCCGCCATGCAGCCGAACACGTAATCGGCCCGCGCCTCGGTCGGGTAATCGTTGTCGTCGGCCCGCGCGGAGCCGAGGCCGGCCGCGACCAGCAGGCCGCCCGCGAGGAATCCCTGAACGAGAGCATCGCCCAATCGCGTTGCGATCGGACGCTGCTCTCGGTTGTTGTTTTTGCCGCATTGTCTGCGACGAACCGGTGTCCACTTCGTCGGAAAATGCTCAAGCATTCGGTTCATAGGTCAGCGTTTCCTGAAGCAGAATTCCGCCGTCGGGGCTCGTCGCCCGGGCGTCGATCGAGACGATCTGGCCGGCCACCTTCGGGGAGACCACGAAGGTGTAGGTCAGGCTGTCGAAGCCGCGCAGGCGGTCGCGGACCGGATCGTCGACGAAGGGCCGCGCCACGACGCGCCAGCCCGGCTCCGTCCTGCCGTCGACCTCGACCTCGGTCGGAGTCACGGTCGCATTCTCCCGCAACGCGCGCCGGATGCCGTTCTTGATGTAGCGCGGATTGCCCTTGAGCACCTTGGCGAGGTCGTCGAGGTGATGCTCGAGGAAGCGCACCATCACGGGGTTGCCCGGGATGTCCTCGTAGGTCGCGGTCGGCATCCGGCGCTCGCCGGAGAACATCTCGACCTTGAGATTGCGGTTCTCCGCGCTCGCGCCCGGCGCCACCTCCTCGCGGATGCGGTCCTCGACCGGGGGGCCGAACGGCGCGCCGTCGATGCCGCTGAAGCGGGTGTAGCGGTAGCTGAGCACCTGGCCCGGCCGGGTATTGGCGAGCTGGTTGGTCTCGAACAGCAGGGTGGTGGCGTTCGGCGGCGTGGCTTGAGCGGGGGCAGCTTGGACCGGGGCGGCAGCTTGGACCGGGATAGCTTGGACCGGAATAGCTTGGGCTGGCGCGCTTTGCGGCGGCGTGGTCGGGGAGGGCGTGTCTTGCGCGAGAGCCCGGCCGCCGAGGAGGGCGGACAGAAGACCAACCAGGACGAGACGGCTCACACGGGTGCTCCCTCGGGCACAGCGGCGCGGGGTGCGCCGCCGATGGTGCGGTACTGGTAGTCGGGCGCGGTTTCCAGCGCCGATTCGGCGATCGCCAGGGCCTGGACCTTGCCGTGGAGCGGCGACAGCGAGCAGGCCGGATCGGTCGCCGCGGCATCGCCCGCCAGCGCCAGGGCCTGGCAGCGGCAGCCGCCCCAATCCTTCTCGCGCCGGTCGCAGGAGCGGCAGGGCTCCTTCATCCACTCGGTGCCGCGATAGGCCCGGAAGGCCGGCGAGTCGGCCCAGATCTCCGCCAGCGAACGATCCTGGACGTGCCAGAAGTCGAGGCCGGGAATCGTCTCGGCGGCGTGGCAGGGCAGCACCTTGCCGGTCGGCGTGACGTTCATCAGCCGCCTTCCCCAGCCGCCGGCGCAGGCCTTGGGGTACTTGGCGTAGTAATCCGGCACGACGAGGTCGATGACGAGCTGACCTTTGAGGCGCTCGCGCGCCTCCTCGACGGTGCGGATCGAGCGGTCGACATCGGCCTTCGCCGGCATCAGGGCGGCGCGGTTGACGTAGGCCCAGCCGTAATACTGGGTGTGGGCCACCTCCAGGCGCTTGGCGCCGAGACGGACCGCGAGATCGATCAGCGCCGGCACCTCGGCGATGTTGCCGCGGTGGATCACGGCGTTCAGCGTCAGCGGCAGGCCGAGCGCCGTCACCCGCTCGGCGAAGGCGAATTTCTGCGGTTGCGCGTTCTTGAGGCCGCCGATGCGCTCGGCATTGGCCGCCTCGACCGCCTGGACCGAGAGCTGCACGTGGTCGAGCCCGGCCTCGGAGAGCGCGTCGAGCTTGTCGAGCGCGCCGGCCACCCCGGAGGTGATCAGGTTCGAGTAGAGCCCGAGTTCGGCGCAGGCGCGGGTGATGTCGACGATGTCCTGCCGCGCCGTCGGCTCGCCGCCGGAGAGGTGGACGTGGAGCACGCCCAACGCCGCCGCCTCGCGGAGCACCCGCTGCCAGGTCGCCGTGTCGAGCTCGGCCGAGCGCCGGTCGAGTTCGAGCGGGTTCGAGCAATAGGGGCAGCGCAGCGGGCAGCGATGCGTCAGCTCGGCGAGGAGCCCGATCGGGGCCGGCAGAGTGGGCGTGACGGCGTTCATGACTGTCCCTCCCGGGGCTCTAAGCAGGCCTGGCGATGCAAGCCCGCTCGGAGTTTTGTTTCGTCGCAGATTTTTGTCGCAAAACCGGCCGCCACTTTTGCGAAATCTGCTTACGCCGCCGGCACGGTCTCGAGCACGCGCTTGAGCAGCAGGCCGTCCAGCATGGTGATCACGTCGGGCTCGATGATCGCGGCGTCGACTTCGTATTGCCGGCTCAAGGCCTCGGCGATGGCCCGGATGCTGCGCGACCCGTCGACGAGGCCCAGCACCGCGACGGCGTTCTGGTCGAGGTCGAAGGTGCGCTCGGGGGCGAGCAGCACATGGGCATCGCGCACCGTGTCGTGGCGCAACCGCACCCCGCGGGGCAGGCGCGGCACGCTGTCGGGGGTCAGGCTCATGCGCCCTCTCCCGTGCGCAGCCCCTCACCGGGCTGCCAGGCATCCGGCGGGATCATCCCGGGGGACACGTAGGCGAAGTAGAGCGCGTCGAGCTGGGTCCACAGCACGCTGCACTTGAAGCGGAGCGCATCGAGGGCTCGAGCCTGCTGCTCCGGTGTGACGGCGTGGCGCTTCACGTAGTCGAGGGCGAAATCGGCGTCGCGCGGCGCCTGGGTCAGGCGCTTGTCGAAATAGGCCAGGGTCTCGCGGGTGATGAAGTCGTAGTTCTTCAGCATCCCGGCGACGCGCTCGGAGATGATGGTCGGCGAGAACATCTCGGTGAGCGAGGACGCGATGGCCTCGAGCAGCGAGCGCTCGGCGACGAAATGCACGTAGGCCTCGACCGAGAAGCGGGTCGCGGAGAGGATGCCCCTGGTCGAGAGCACGTAGTCGCGATCGAAGCCGACGCCCTCGGCGAGCTTCAGCCAGCGCTCGATGCCGCCGTCGCCCTCGTGGTCGCCGTCATGGTCGACGATGCGTTGGCGCCAGACCCGGCGGAGATTCGCGTCCGGCAGGCGCGCCAGCAGGGTGGCGTCCTTCACCGGGATCATCGCCTGGTAATAGTAGCGGTTGAGCGCCCAGGCCCGCACCTGGTCCTTGTCGAGCTTGCCGTCGTGCAGCAGGCGGTGGAACGGGTGCAGGTTGTGGTAGCGCCGCGCCCCGATGTCGCGCAGCGCCGCTTCCAGCTCCGCCGGGGAGAGCAGACGGTCGGCGGGCTCGGTCGGGCCGATGGCAAGGGCGAGGGAAGCAGTCATGGCGTCGGGCGTCCTGAAGGGTCCGGCTTCTTCGTTAGCGGTTGTCCCGTGGGCGGGAATTTGATCTGCCGCAAGGAGGGGTCAAGGGCGACCAAAGTGCGTGGGGGCTGCGATGTCTCGGTAGGATTGGGCTCAAAGAGCCAACCTCTCACGCTGAAGCGCGGGGAGAGGGGAAAACCGGCGCCACGTCCTTCCCTGGATAGCCCTTCCCATACGGGCGAGGGGCTCCCGCATTCCTCTCGTCGAGAACGAAGCCTCACACCCGCAGCGTCAGCCCGTCATGGGCCACGACCCACCCCGCCGCCTCGACGCCGCGGCGCTCCTCCGAGTCCTCGACCAGCACCGGATTGGTGTTGTTGATGTGGACGAAGACCCGCCGGCCGATCGGGAGATCGGCGAGCGCCGCCACCGAGCCGCCCTCGCCGATCATCGGCACGTGGCCCATGCGCCAGCCGGTCTTGGTGCCGACGCCGGCGCGGATCATGTCGTCGTCGGCCAGCACGGTGCCGTCGAACAGGAGCGCGTCGACCCCGGAAATCCGCGCCCTCAGCCCGTCCGTGACGCGGGCGCAGCCCGGCACGTAGGCGAGGCGCCTGCCCCCGGCCTCGATCATCGCGCCCACCGTGGTCTCGGTCTCGGCGCCGATTTCCGGCGTGCCGTCCTCGAGCCAGAGCGGGACCTTGCCGGGCACCGGGAACAGCGTGACGGTGAGGCCCGGCACCGGCGAGAACGGTTGGTTCAGGGCGATCTCGCTGCGCTCCACCACGCCCTGCGCCATCACGTCGAAGACGCGGTTGGCCCCGATCGAATCGAGGATGCCCCGCGTGGCGTGAAGGCGGAAGGGCTGGCCTTCGCGCAGGGTGAGCAGGCCCGCGACGTGGTCGACGTCGCCGTTGGTCAGCAGCACCGCCCGGATCGGCGAGTGGCGCAGGCCCTCGCGCGGGTGCAGGGAAGGCGTGTCGAACAGCTGCTGGCGGATATCGGGTGAGGCGTTCACCAGGAGCCAGGAATCGCCGTCGGCGGAGACGGCGAGGCTCGACTGGGTGCGGGGCAGGACCCGGCGGTCGCCGGCCCGGGCCATGGCGCAGATCGGGCAGCGGCAGTTCCACTGCGGCACGCCCCCGCCCGCCCCGGACCCCAGAACGATGGCGTGCATGATCTTACGGCCGATCCGGTTTTAGTTGAAGGGATCGATCTCGGCGGATTCGTAGGACGTGACTTCCATGCCGACGCAGATTTCGGCAACGATGGGCAGCGACCAGGTCATGCTTTCCTCCTTGGACTTCGGCGAACGATCCGGCTCGAATGGCCGGTTGGACGATCGTTAAGTCGCGCGCCGTCCGGCGGGGGACCGCCGGAGGCGCAGACCGGTGAGCCCTTAGTTGAAGGGATCGATCTCGGCCGACTCGTAGCTGGTGACTTCCATGCCGACGCAGACTTCGGCGACGACGGGCATCGACCACTTCATGGCGTTTCTCCTGATCGGCGAAACCTCTAAGAGGTTCCTAAGACTCTGAGATGACAGGGTTTTCCGTCACCTCGGGATATATCGGCAATCGTTGCCCGGAGTGCAAGCGCTATTTTGCCGAAAGGCCGAGACGGTTAAGGCCGGCGTTTCTCAGACCGGTCTTATTGTGCCGAATCGTCATGGGCTTAGCCCGCATCGATTGTGCCCAAAATAATTTCGTCCCTAACGAAGCTCGGCTTCGTGCATGGTTCGTCCCTGACGAAGCTCGGCTTCGTGCATGGTTAGTCATTGGCGAAACCCGGCCTCGTGCATGTCGAGCATGAAGCCGCGGCCGCGCACGGTGACGAGGCTGGGGCCGCCGGCCCGGACGATGTCGGCGAGCTTGGTGCGCAGGTAGCCGACATAGACGTCGACCACGTTGAGGGAGAGGCCGCCCTGGCTGGCCCAGAGCCTGTCGAAGATGTCGCCCCGCGTGACCGGGCGGCTCGCCTGCTCCATCAGGATCGCCAGCAATTCCGCCTCGCGCTGGGTCAGGCGGGCGGTGACCTCGCCGAAGCGGACCTGCCGTGTGGCGAGGTCGAGGGAGAGCCGCCCGGCGCTGACCAGGGTGCGGGATTCGCCGGTCGCGCGCCGCCTTTGCAGGTGGACGCGCAGGCGCGCCAGCAATTCGTCGAACACGAACGGCTTGACGATGTAGTCGTCGGCCCCGACCGCCAGGCCGTCGACCCGGTCGCCGACCTCGTCCTTGGCGCTCAAGAAAAGAATCGCCCCCGGATAGCCGCCCTCGCGCAACGAGCGGCAGACGTCGTGGCCCGAGCCGTCCGGCAGCATGTTGTCGAGCAGCACCGCCTCGGGCACCCGCTCGCGGGCGGCGGTCAGCGCCTCGTCGACCCCGCCCGCGAGATCGACGCCGAAGCCCTCGGCGGAGAGGCCCCGCGCCAGCATCGCACGGATGTCGCCGTCATCCTCGACGATGAGAACGTGGTTCATGCGCGGTCTCCCGCTCGCCGGTTCATGCCGCGTCCTCCCTCATGTCCTCGCCGGGCAGCTCCAGGATCACCCGCGCGCCCGGGCCGCCCGATTCCAGGCGGATCACCCCATCATGGCGCTCAACGACCCAGCGCGCCAGTGCGAGCCCGATGCCGAAGCCGGAGGCGGCCGGACCCGGCCCGCTCCCCCGCCGGAAACGCTCGAACAGGCCCTCCGATTCCGGCGGGAAGCCCGGGCCGTCGTCGCTCACCGTCACGGTGGCGCCGCTGCCATGGGCCGCGAAGCCGAGCCGGACCTGAGTGGCGCCGACCGCGTGCCTGAGCGCGTTGTCGATCAGCCCCTCGACGATCTGGCGCAGCCACTCGGCATCGGCCAGTACCTCGACGTCGGCGGCGCTCGGCTCCAGCACGAGCGCGATGCGGCGGCGCCCGGCCTCCGGCGCGCAGCTCTCCACCGCTTCCGCCAGGATGGCGGCGAGGCCGACCGGCCGGCGCTCCAGGGCGATCTCGCCGGATTCCGAGCGCGCGACCCGCAGCATGTCGCCGACCCGGCGGTGCAGCCGCAGGGCCCGCTTGCGGATGGTGGCGATGACCGGACGGAGATGGTCGGGCGTGTCGGGGGAGCGGGCGGCAAGGTCGCATTCGCCGAGGATCACGGTGAGCGGCGTGCGCAGCTCGTGGCTGACATCGGCGAAGAAGCGCCGGCGCGAGCGGTCGATCTCCTCGAGCCGCGCATTGGCGCCGCGCAGGTCGGCGGTGGCCCGGGCGACGGTCTCCTCCAGGGCGGCCCGGTCGGCGGCGACCCGGATCTCGCGTCGCTTCAGCCGCGCCGCCATGCGGTTGAAGCTGGCCACCAGCAGGCCCAGCTCGTCGTGGCTCGCTACCGGCAGACGGGTGTCGAGCTCGCCTCGGCCGATCGCCGCGGCCCCGGCCCGGATCGCCTCGATCCGTCGCAGGATCGGACGGGTCAGGCCCTGGTGCAGCAGGACGAGGAGCAGCACGATCACCACGGCCGCCGCCACCGCGACGAGGCGCATCCGGCCCGCGAGCCGCCGGACCTCCGCCGCGGAGGCCTCGACCGCCCGGCGCTCGGCCTCGACCAGGAAGGTGAGGGGCTGGCCCGTCACCGCCCCGAAGGCGTTGAGCGCCCCCCGGATCGCGTCGGCGCGCCGGGCCGAATCCGGTTCGCGCTGGATCTGCGCCACCTGCCGGTCGAGCATGGCGCGGGCGGCGCGCAGGCGCGCGAGCGGACGGGCTCGCGCCGTATATTGCGTGCGATCGAGGACCCCGCCGGCCCCGGCGACCGCCCGGCTCACGCCCTCGTCGACGGCGTTCAGCGCCTTGTCGACCTCGTTGCGGGCATTGGCCAGCCGCTCGGGCCGGCCCGGATTGTCGCTCACC
This sequence is a window from Methylobacterium sp. SyP6R. Protein-coding genes within it:
- a CDS encoding VOC family protein encodes the protein MRLGYVILYVPDVAGSVAFYERAFGLAPRFVHESGQYAEMETGATALAFAEEKFVAETCPGFRLNRRAEAPSGFEVGLIAEDVPAAFARAVAAGALPVAEPVTKPWGQVVAYVRDGDGVLVELCSAMGG
- a CDS encoding Uma2 family endonuclease gives rise to the protein MTMQGRLSPAAFRSFQDGRPDEERWEPIDGTPVMMTPQPIDHHRIAIRLERLLNEALERHDPDGEAVQRVGIELGLGPAALAGLGFAGAYRPEPDVAVIDYDPVPGRRFVDRAYLLAEVVSGTDDEPILPRFGLLCPVGALYAGTHLRPRRRPV
- a CDS encoding cyclase family protein; this encodes MKRLMGWVLAAGLLARPAMADDLSLWALYDQKLRSAKYIDLTHAFAPVQPVWPGFAGARFKPARAGRTLDGFARQGDVFTYETHGFVATAYELPTDQYGTQLDPPAHWNPRGATISDLPATYTLRPLAAIDISAKVARDEGYHLQVADIAAWEEKHGRIPAGAVVMVRSDWSKRWAEGERFRQKPFPGVSLAALQFLHLERKILFHGHEPLDTDTTPTLEGEAWLMHNNFAQAEGVTNLDQVPEAGALIAIGFAKPLGGTGGYARYVAIAPAGWPHGVSVDAVPGAPLPQQPAPLRRDADGVMRPTGP
- the pqqE gene encoding pyrroloquinoline quinone biosynthesis protein PqqE, translated to MNAVTPTLPAPIGLLAELTHRCPLRCPYCSNPLELDRRSAELDTATWQRVLREAAALGVLHVHLSGGEPTARQDIVDITRACAELGLYSNLITSGVAGALDKLDALSEAGLDHVQLSVQAVEAANAERIGGLKNAQPQKFAFAERVTALGLPLTLNAVIHRGNIAEVPALIDLAVRLGAKRLEVAHTQYYGWAYVNRAALMPAKADVDRSIRTVEEARERLKGQLVIDLVVPDYYAKYPKACAGGWGRRLMNVTPTGKVLPCHAAETIPGLDFWHVQDRSLAEIWADSPAFRAYRGTEWMKEPCRSCDRREKDWGGCRCQALALAGDAAATDPACSLSPLHGKVQALAIAESALETAPDYQYRTIGGAPRAAVPEGAPV
- the pqqB gene encoding pyrroloquinoline quinone biosynthesis protein PqqB, with the translated sequence MHAIVLGSGAGGGVPQWNCRCPICAMARAGDRRVLPRTQSSLAVSADGDSWLLVNASPDIRQQLFDTPSLHPREGLRHSPIRAVLLTNGDVDHVAGLLTLREGQPFRLHATRGILDSIGANRVFDVMAQGVVERSEIALNQPFSPVPGLTVTLFPVPGKVPLWLEDGTPEIGAETETTVGAMIEAGGRRLAYVPGCARVTDGLRARISGVDALLFDGTVLADDDMIRAGVGTKTGWRMGHVPMIGEGGSVAALADLPIGRRVFVHINNTNPVLVEDSEERRGVEAAGWVVAHDGLTLRV
- the pqqA gene encoding pyrroloquinoline quinone precursor peptide PqqA; translation: MTWSLPIVAEICVGMEVTSYESAEIDPFN
- the pqqA gene encoding pyrroloquinoline quinone precursor peptide PqqA; translated protein: MKWSMPVVAEVCVGMEVTSYESAEIDPFN
- a CDS encoding response regulator transcription factor, with protein sequence MNHVLIVEDDGDIRAMLARGLSAEGFGVDLAGGVDEALTAARERVPEAVLLDNMLPDGSGHDVCRSLREGGYPGAILFLSAKDEVGDRVDGLAVGADDYIVKPFVFDELLARLRVHLQRRRATGESRTLVSAGRLSLDLATRQVRFGEVTARLTQREAELLAILMEQASRPVTRGDIFDRLWASQGGLSLNVVDVYVGYLRTKLADIVRAGGPSLVTVRGRGFMLDMHEAGFRQ
- a CDS encoding sensor histidine kinase, with amino-acid sequence MGSLRVRFGLLVGSAASLVVLAAIGLYGALHTAERTLDATLDAQVRLELIAELSGRLTEFGLAAVEAVSDNPGRPERLANARNEVDKALNAVDEGVSRAVAGAGGVLDRTQYTARARPLARLRAARAMLDRQVAQIQREPDSARRADAIRGALNAFGAVTGQPLTFLVEAERRAVEASAAEVRRLAGRMRLVAVAAAVVIVLLLVLLHQGLTRPILRRIEAIRAGAAAIGRGELDTRLPVASHDELGLLVASFNRMAARLKRREIRVAADRAALEETVARATADLRGANARLEEIDRSRRRFFADVSHELRTPLTVILGECDLAARSPDTPDHLRPVIATIRKRALRLHRRVGDMLRVARSESGEIALERRPVGLAAILAEAVESCAPEAGRRRIALVLEPSAADVEVLADAEWLRQIVEGLIDNALRHAVGATQVRLGFAAHGSGATVTVSDDGPGFPPESEGLFERFRRGSGPGPAASGFGIGLALARWVVERHDGVIRLESGGPGARVILELPGEDMREDAA